Below is a window of Solea senegalensis isolate Sse05_10M unplaced genomic scaffold, IFAPA_SoseM_1 scf7180000013749, whole genome shotgun sequence DNA.
aaagctgacactgagacaaatgtcaacacatgagTAGTATTTTAGTTGCCACGGTGAAGCACATCACTACTGAGAATCAACTGATCCAAGATGGAACTGCTAAGCTGGTCGccctctattgattggattatttgtgacttttgggaagttgaatatgccaggcaacaagtcgagaatGTCACGCGCGACGgaacatcatggacacatgaataaacacacgTGGAGTCGgagttgactgtctagagctctCTGAGTGCTAtcggatgctgaaacatgttttctttgtcaaaatgtcataaaaaaaaaagaaaaaaagagaggaaacgaaatgtatgatgataatgggggcgggactagttaagctttgcttctcccgcattccctttcggttatgtgtgaactgcactgttatgtgatgagatgagtgatctaaatgtcatgaccgaaataaataaataaatactgtgttgtgcacaaataaacaacaatacatGAATGTATAATGTAGAAATACCCTGAAAGTGTgatgtacaaaataaaatagtgtCATATTACTCACAGTGAGTGACCTTTCTTGTCTCCAGGTGGAACTTGGTTGTCACATCTTCCAGTCGACGATGAAGTCTGCTGTTTGCATCTCCTCGTCTGTCAGGGCAGTGTGTCAGCACAGCTCAGCCTTCTCCACATTCAATCTTGCATTAATCCGCTGCAGTTCAATAGGAACGTGCTCTCATGTGGCCAGCAGAACTGTGGCTGCACAGCCACCATGTTTAACAGGTTTGCGTCCTTTCCACagtgcacatgtaaacacagcaatGGTCCAGCAGGTGAGAGCAGCCCCTCTCCTCACTCCAGTGCTTTTACCAGTGAAAGGAGACGACCAACTGACTGTGCAACAGATTGTGAGACGCATTACGCCTAAAGCGGAATCAGGATCAGCTCCCCCCAGTCTCCCTCCATACACACTGCACACCAAACCACAGAGCAGTGCAACTGCACTAGTCAATATCCAGTCTCTGTTTGAAGACAATGTGATCCCAGAGCTGTGTGCCAGGCTGGCAGACTCCCCCATCaaggagagagcagagggaCTAGCCACTTTACTCAGAGTATGTGTTGAGTGTGGCTTGGAAGGCCACAGTCCTGTAGTCGTCAAACTGATCAAAGAGTGCCAGCAGCTCCTCACCACCACCAGGGGCATTGGGGTGACTCAGCTCTGCCACCTGGGTGAAGTGGCTCATGCCCTGGAAGGCCGTCAGTCTGCGGTGTTGATGGAGGTCCTGAACGTCATCGGTGCTGCCCTAGAAGACAGTTGTGTCTCTCCCAGAGAAGCTGTCAGAGTTCACGCCTTGCTCGCTCGGTGTTACGACCCTGGCAGCCAGCAGCAGGCTCTCATGCTGTCCTCTTTGCACAAAGTCACACAGGGGCTGGTGCACCAGCTGAGTGCCAGTCAAGTCAGTGATCTTCTGCAGCACCTACTGAAGTTCCAGCACGGACAGGTTCTTAAAACTTTCTCTTTGACTTACACATTTCACCATTTGACTtccctccccccaaaaaaactgtGGCCCAATTTGTCAAAACTATTGAGTTAACTACCTTTGTCCACACTCTTCTGACCACCATAACAAAACAGAGCATAATTTGGCATCATGAGGCCCTGTCACATATTACAATACATAcaagtgtgtaaaaataataatatattgtcttgttttggtgTGCATTCATCACAATGATGCTCAGTCACTTAACGTCTCTTTTATAGTATAGCACTAATACTACAATGATTTATTCtcggagaacacacacacacacatactgtattgaAATGTATTCCCCTATGTGAGGTGTTATAAAAGGATGAAGCACTAATACTAATATTGTGTTTCACAGACTGTCGCCCTGGTGCTGAGGCTGAGTCACAGAGCATCACAGATTTTCAGTGCcttcagtgacagtgaaataatTCAGGTGCTCTCGGCCCTGATGTGTTTGGGGCATCATCATGAAAAACTCCGGACTGCAATGGAGAAAGTGCTACCAGGTGTGATGTGTGATTAAGTTTAATTCTTCCTGCCAGTTTCACAAACGTGCTATTTCGTTGCTGCAAAAGACAATTTATGAATGGGAAAAGCTAATCAGAACATcttatgctgtgtgtgtgtgtgtgtgtgtgtcagagaggcTGGGGAAATGTGAGCCAGAGCTGATCAGCTCTGTCATGGAGTACTGTCTGCAGACCAGGTGCCGCTCTGAGCCAATTTTTGAGGCTGTGGCTGAGAACTTTGTGTGCAATGCTGACAGGCACACCGCCCCTCAGATAACCAAACAGATTGTTGCCATGGGGAGACTCAACTACCTGCCAAAGGTACTTCAatctgatgaagatgatgtgtGTCATTCTAGataaaaattcacatttttgtaagtaacttttttaatgatgatgtttctcacCTTTACTCCTCAGTGCTCCAGTCAGATGTTTAAGAAGCTGGAGAGCATTTTATCTACAAGGTTGTCCCACTTCCAGCCTCGCTCCCTGATAGACGTGCTGCACGCTTGCATCCACCTGGAGCGCTTTCCACTCAACTACATGTCCAAAGTCTTCAGTCCATACTTCCTACAGCGGCTGCAAGGTACGTGTAGGGAAACATGTTGGgagaaaggagagggagagagacagatgttGTCATATTTGATAAGAGAGGACACATGTCTTGTTAAGTTTGTCAGCTGTGTCTTGTTTACAGCTTCTTGCTTACTTTTATATAGCAGTTAGTTGTAGATTCAGTTAATTCTCAGTATTTTTTTAGCACAGTAAATTcagttatattatatatttgtattgttactggttaatgtttttgtaatacAGTAAAATGGAGTCATTGTTTGTCCCACAGCACAGGGGCAGCCATTGGACAAGAATACACTGAGACAACTGACACAGCTCCATCTTTCCATCTCGTTAGAATGTCAACATTACTGGGTGAGTGTCGCACAACTCGTTCTTGAAAAGCTACCGGTTTTCTCTGATCACTGTCTCTAGTAAATTGAGTATATGCAAtgacttttcctttttgttcataGAAAAAACCCACATGGGCAGATAAGTGATACatagattaataataatattctctATCGCCTTCGTCAGGGTCCCAGATTGCCTTACTTCATCCATGTGAGGAAGTTCTCCTCTGTGGACGAGGCCTTTGAGACACCCGTGGAGAATCCGTTATACCAACAGGTCAAAGTGTCACTCACTCAAGTCCTGGGTGGAAAGTTTTACTGTACAAGAATCTTAACCCCCAGTGGATACACGATAGGTAATGTGACACAGATGCAATGCAAATGTATAATTCATCTATATATAGTCATTTAATGTCACATCAACAAATCAGAATTCAAAATCTTTACTCACATATATGGTGTCTTCATATTCTGTTTCATTCTTCTTTCCAAGATGTGGAGATTTGTCTGGATGAGGATGGATACATTTTGCCTCTTTCTCAGTGGGAGCACACGTACAAGAGGTAAGAGACTGGTTGGTATGGTCACACTAGTTTTCTAGTTTTCTCTTTatcacagtaaaaaataaataaatgctgatGTCCTCTCGTCAATATGTAGGGTGGCGCTGTGTCTCGACGGGAAAACCCGCTTCTGCAGTAACACACGGCACCTGCTGGGGAAGGAAGCCACTAAAAGGAGACACCTCCGCAGGATGGGCTATGAGGTGGTGCAGGTATGACATTCAGTGTTCAACACCAGAACGACCAAAGTGGTTCCTTTGACTGTTCTAATGTTGCATAAGATAAAACCTATGTTAGAATGGACCCTATCAAATTAAGGGACCTGTTATGGCAAGAAATAATCAATTCTcttacaaagaaaataatgtagTATTCATGAATTGGCTCTTATTGCAGATTTTGTTTGTagttaataaatgaatgttcacatatgtaaataataaGTAAGAACGGTCAGTGGTTTGACTAGAAATTAGTTTTTCTCAGCTGCTAGCTTCAATTTATTCTTGGTAGATTGTAAAGTTAGTTAACCAAGTGTTATCATTTTTAActtaacattttattaatgtacAATTACATTCAAGCAACAGCTGGTCAAACATTTTACTGAATGTGTACAGATAAGAGGAATACTTACTACTTGCTGTTCTCCCTTCAGATCCCTTACTTTGAATTTGAGAAGCTGAGGACCCGGAAGGAAAAAGTCCAATATCTTCATGACAAAATGTTTCCCACCATCTTCAAGTTCAACCACTGAGTTTGGTCACATCACAAATTCAACCAGAGGTTCTTCATTTATGTGCAGTGGCTGATCTGCATGTTAATGTACAAATCTACTCCCATCAttgaatttgacagaaaaatatgaaataattcatcatttgtcatttttgagcATTAAGGTAAAATAATTATTGTaggtttttttactttgttgctCAACAAATAAGGATATTTTAAAATTGTGCAGCATCTGATATCAAAGTTGCCTGCTTATGTGAGCAGGGACTGAAAATGtatacttttaataaaaaataaagtcactttATTTCTACTATATTTCCACTGCCTGTACCATGGAGAggaactttttatttattatatttaagtatatatatatatatatatatacatacttaatatatttattattattatttttttaatggacaTGAATATGATAAATGCATTTACCAAATAAAGTCTGTAAATATTGTAAcacactgttgcttttcccTTTGTCTTTATGCCAGTCGTACATgttatgtgatgttttt
It encodes the following:
- the LOC122760556 gene encoding FAST kinase domain-containing protein 3, mitochondrial-like isoform X1 translates to MAAHINTSLTQRVIKRLRFCYVFVFTRHSAVSLKVELGCHIFQSTMKSAVCISSSVRAVCQHSSAFSTFNLALIRCSSIGTCSHVASRTVAAQPPCLTGLRPFHSAHVNTAMVQQVRAAPLLTPVLLPVKGDDQLTVQQIVRRITPKAESGSAPPSLPPYTLHTKPQSSATALVNIQSLFEDNVIPELCARLADSPIKERAEGLATLLRVCVECGLEGHSPVVVKLIKECQQLLTTTRGIGVTQLCHLGEVAHALEGRQSAVLMEVLNVIGAALEDSCVSPREAVRVHALLARCYDPGSQQQALMLSSLHKVTQGLVHQLSASQVSDLLQHLLKFQHGQTVALVLRLSHRASQIFSAFSDSEIIQVLSALMCLGHHHEKLRTAMEKVLPERLGKCEPELISSVMEYCLQTRCRSEPIFEAVAENFVCNADRHTAPQITKQIVAMGRLNYLPKCSSQMFKKLESILSTRLSHFQPRSLIDVLHACIHLERFPLNYMSKVFSPYFLQRLQAQGQPLDKNTLRQLTQLHLSISLECQHYWGPRLPYFIHVRKFSSVDEAFETPVENPLYQQVKVSLTQVLGGKFYCTRILTPSGYTIDVEICLDEDGYILPLSQWEHTYKRVALCLDGKTRFCSNTRHLLGKEATKRRHLRRMGYEVVQIPYFEFEKLRTRKEKVQYLHDKMFPTIFKFNH
- the LOC122760556 gene encoding FAST kinase domain-containing protein 3, mitochondrial-like isoform X2 codes for the protein MKSAVCISSSVRAVCQHSSAFSTFNLALIRCSSIGTCSHVASRTVAAQPPCLTGLRPFHSAHVNTAMVQQVRAAPLLTPVLLPVKGDDQLTVQQIVRRITPKAESGSAPPSLPPYTLHTKPQSSATALVNIQSLFEDNVIPELCARLADSPIKERAEGLATLLRVCVECGLEGHSPVVVKLIKECQQLLTTTRGIGVTQLCHLGEVAHALEGRQSAVLMEVLNVIGAALEDSCVSPREAVRVHALLARCYDPGSQQQALMLSSLHKVTQGLVHQLSASQVSDLLQHLLKFQHGQTVALVLRLSHRASQIFSAFSDSEIIQVLSALMCLGHHHEKLRTAMEKVLPERLGKCEPELISSVMEYCLQTRCRSEPIFEAVAENFVCNADRHTAPQITKQIVAMGRLNYLPKCSSQMFKKLESILSTRLSHFQPRSLIDVLHACIHLERFPLNYMSKVFSPYFLQRLQAQGQPLDKNTLRQLTQLHLSISLECQHYWGPRLPYFIHVRKFSSVDEAFETPVENPLYQQVKVSLTQVLGGKFYCTRILTPSGYTIDVEICLDEDGYILPLSQWEHTYKRVALCLDGKTRFCSNTRHLLGKEATKRRHLRRMGYEVVQIPYFEFEKLRTRKEKVQYLHDKMFPTIFKFNH